In Streptomyces sp. NBC_00341, the DNA window GCGAAGGCCGCGCGGCTCGGCATCTCGGAGCCGCCGGCCACGATGCCGCAGTTCGAGGCCGCGCTCGCCAAGGCCGAGAAGGCCGGCGAGACCCCGCTCCAGCTCGGCAACGCAGAGGGCCACGCCTCCTTCCCGATCCAGCTCGCCGGCCAGTCCGCCGACGGCGCGGAGGCCGCCGCGAAGTGGACCTTCGGGCAGAAGGGCGCCACCTTCGACACCGCGGGCAACCGCGCAGCCGTCACCAAGGTCGGCGAGTGGGCGAAGAAGGGCTACCTCCCAAAGAGCGCCAACGGCACCGACCTGCAGACCGCGACCGACAAGTTCACCAAGGGCGAGGGCCTGTTCTTCGTCGACGGGAACTGGGACGCCGCGAAGATCGGCTCGAAGCTGGGCAAGGACGCCGGGTTCTTCACCTTCCCCGGTGAGCACGCCACCGCCATCGGCACGTCCGTCGCCTACGCCGTCTCCACCCGCTCCGAGCACCCCGACGCCGCCGCGGCCTTCCTGGACTTCCTGCACTCGCCCGAGGCGTCCGCCGCGCAGTTCAAGGCCGGTTTCATGCCCGCGGACATCAAGGCGGCCAAGCCCGGGAAGGGCACCGTGATGACGGACATCGTCGCCGCCTGGGCGAAGGTCAACGCCGAGAACGGCCTCGTGGGCTTCAACAACAACGCCACCGCCACCATGAACGACAAGCTCACCGCCGGTACCCAGGAGCTCCTCGCCGGCAAGACCGACACCCCCGGCTTCATCAAGGCCGTCCAGGACGAGTGGGCCGCCACCCATGGCTGATGTACTCGTCGGCGGCGGGCGGGTGGCCGAGGACGCCACCCGCCCGGTGCGCGCGGCGAAGTCGTCGTCCAGCCGCACCGGGCGCGACCGGCTCGGTCCGCTCCTGTACGTCCTGCCGGCCTTCCTCTTCTACGGCGCGTTCGTCATCGCACCCTGGGTGCACAGCGTGTGGCTCTCGTTCTGGAACTGGAACGGCGTCGGCGTCGCCACCTGGGCGGGGTTCGACAACTACACGGCGGTCTTCAGCGAGCCCGCCCTGCGCAGCGCCCTGCTCCACGCCTTCGTCTTCATCCTCTTCTACACCGTGATCCCGGTGGGCCTCGGGCTCGTGCTGGCCGCGCTGGTGGCCTCGGTGCCCTGGCGGGCGATGCCGCTGATCCGTACCGTCATCTTCCTCCCCCAGGTCCTCCCGCTCGTCGCCGTCGGCGTCGTCTGGAAGTGGATCTACAGCGAGGACGGCCCGCTCAACCAGCTCCTGCGCGCCGTCGGGCTCGGGGACTTCACCCGGGCCTGGCTCGGGGACTTCTCCTGGGCACTGCCGACCGTGGGCCTCATCGGCACCTGGGTCTCCACCGGCCTGTGCTTCCTGCTGCTGCTCTCCGGCATCGGCAAGATCGACCCGTCGCTCTACGAGGCGGCGTCCCTCGACGGCGCCGGCCGACTGCGCCAGTTCCGGCACATCACGGTGCCGGGCCTGCGCAAGGAGATCGGCGTCGCCTGCACCGTCACCGTCATCGCCGCCCTCGCGGGCTTCGACGTGGTGTACGTCATGACGGGCGGCGGGCCCGGCTACTCGACCATGGTCCCCGGTGTCCAGGTCTACCAACTCGTCTTCACCGCGGGCCGCGTGGGCACCGCCTGCGCGCTCGCCACCGTGCTGTCCGTACTCACCTGCGCGGTCATGTACGTCCTGAACAGGCTCACCCGGGAGCGATGAAATGTCCAAGCACCTGCCCCGGCTCGTCCTGATCCTGGCCGCCGCGTCGGTTCTCTTCCCCTTCCTCGCGCTCCTCAGCGCCGCCCTCCAGCCCCAGACCGAGCTGTCACCGGGGCTGAAATGGCCGTCCGATCCCCAGTGGGGGAACTTCGCCACCGCCTGGACCACCGCGGGCTTCGGCTCGCTGCTGAGGTCGAGCGCGGTGATCGCGCTCGGTGTCGTACCGCTCGCCCTGGTCCTCGCGACGCTCGCCGGGTACGGCCTGTCGGCCATGCGGCTGCGCGTCAAGGGGCCCCTGTTCGCGGTCCTGATGCTGGGCATGGCGCTGCCGTACGAGGCGATCGTCATCCCGCTCTACTACGACCTGCGCTCGGTCGGCCTGCTGAACAGTTACTGGGCGGTGATCCTCCCGCTCATCGGTCTGTTCATGCCCTTCGGCGTCTACTGGATGCGCACCCACTTCGAGTCGCTGCCCAAGGAGCTCACCGAGGCGGCCTCCGTCGACGGCGCGGGCAGCTGGCGGACGCTGACCAGGGTGCTGCTGCCGACCGCAGGACCGGCGCTCACCACGCTGGGGCTGCTGTACTTCATGTGGTCCTGGAACCAGTTCCTGCTCGCGCTGGTCCTGATCCAGGATCCGGCGATGCGCACCGCGCCGTCCGGACTCGGCAAGTTCGTCCAGCAGTTCGGCCAGAACATCCCGCTGCTCTCCGCCGGGACGATCATCGTGATCACGCCGATCGTGCTGCTCTACCTCTTCTTCCAGCGCCACTTCATCAAGGGCATCCTCCAGGGTGCCGTCAAGTAATGAGGACTTTTCCGTGACCGTCACTCTGGCGATCGTCGGCGCCGGGGCCCGGGGGGCCTCGTACGCGCGCATCGCAGTCTCCGAGGGCCTGGCGACCGTCACCGCCGTGGCAGACCCCGACCCCGCCCGACGCCTCGCCCTGGCAGAGGAGTTCGGCCTGCCCGAGGCCAACGTCTTCCAGGACTGGGCCGCGCTCGCCGCCCGCCCCAGGCTCGCGGACGCCGCCGTCGTCGCCACCCCCGACCGGCTGCACGCCGATCCGGCCGTGGCCCTGGCCGATCTCGGCTACGCCCTGCTGCTCGAAAAGCCGATGGCACCGACGGAGGAGGACGCGCGCCGCATCGTCGAGGCGTCCGTCCGCAACGACATCCTGCTCGGCGTCTGCCATGTGCTGCGCTACACCGCGTACTCGGTGAAGCTGAAGCAGCTGATCACCGACGGCCGGATCGGGGACATCGTCAGCGTCGAGCACCTGGAGCCGGTCGGCTGGTGGCACCAGGCGCACTCCTACGTACGCGGCCAGTGGGCGGTCGAGGCGCGGTCCTCCCCCATGCTGCTGGCCAAGTCGAGCCACGACATCGACTGGCTCGGCCACCTGGTGGGCCGCCCCGTCGAGCGGGTCTCCTCCTTCGGCGGGCTCCACCACTTCCGGCCCGAGAACAAGCCCGAGGGCGCGGGCGACCGCTGTGTCAGCTGCCCCGTGGAGCGGACCTGCGTGTACTCCGCGGTCCGCATCTACGAGCGGTTCCTCGGTGACCCGGTGTACGAGCAGTGGCCGCTCGGCGTGCTCACCGACGACGTCTCCCCGGCCGGCCTGCGCACCGCCCTCGCGGAAGGGCCCTACGGCGCCTGCGTCTACGCGGGCCACAACGACGTGGTCGACCACCAGGTGGTGAACCTGGAGTACGAGGGCGGCGCCACCGCCTCTTTCACCATGACCGCGTTCACCGCCCTCGACTTCCGCAAGACCCGGGTCTTCGGCACCCGCGGCTCGCTGGAGGGCGACGGGCGCCGGATCACGCTGCACGACTTCCTCACGGACACCCAGGAGACCTTCGACCTGGACCCGGACGGCGGGGCGTCGGCGGCCGACGGACACGGCGGCGCCGACACCGAACTGCTGAGGGCCTTCCTCGCGGCGGTCGCGGGCGGGGACCGTTCGCTGGTGGGCTCAGGACCGTACGAGACGCTGGAGTCCCACCTGGTCGTCTGGGCCGCGGAGCGGGCCCGCCGGGACCGCACGGTCGTCACGATGGAACCGGCCGCGTCCGGGTCCTGACCGGCGGCCGAGCCACTGGACCGGGCTTTCCGGCCGGGGCGGCCCGGACCGGACGACGTGCGCCGAGGGCGCGTGCGGGATGTTTCCCCGCACGCGCCCCCGGCCGTCAGGTCGTTACGGGACGAGCTTGAGCAGCTTGTTCGGGGAGCCGGATCCGACGCCTGTCAGGACGCCCGAGGTCGCGCCGTTCACGAGTGCAGAGGCCACGGCCGCCGGGGAGGCGCCGGGGTGGTTCGTCAGGTAGACCGCTGCCGCACCGGAGACGTGCGGCGCGGCGAAGGACGTGCCGTCACCGGTGTAGGTGGCGGTGTCCGAGCTGTTCCAGCCGGCCGTGATGCCGGAGCCCGGCGCGAAGATGTCGACCGTCGAGCCGTAGTTCGAGTAGCTCGCGCGGGCGTCGGTCCGGGTCGTCGCACCGACGGTGATCGCGGTGGCGACCCGGGCGGGGGAGTAATTGGCGGCCGGTGCACCGGAATTGCCCGCCGCGATGGAGTACGTGACCCCGGACGCGATGGACTTGTGCACCGCGTCGTCCAGCGTGGTGCTGGCACCGCCGCCCAGCGACACGTTCGCGACGGACGAGGCGACGTGGTTGGCGGTGATCCAGTCGACCCCGGCGATGACCCCGGCGGTGGTACCGGAGCCGTCGTTGCCGAGGACGCGCACGGCGACGATCTTCGCCTTCTTCGCCACCCCGTAGGTGCTCCCCGCGACGGTCGTGGCCACATGGGTGCCGTGCCCGTAACCGTCCTGCGCGGTGGTGTCGTTGTCGACGAAGTCGTAGCCGTACGAGGCCCGGCCGCTGATCTCCTGGTGGGTGATGCGCACCCCGGTGTCCAGGACGTAGACGGTCGTGCCGCCGCCCGCCGAGTCCGGGTAGGTGTACGTGCCGCTCAGCGGCAGGTTCGGCTGGTCGATGCGGTCCAGGCCCCAGGGGGCGTTGCTCTGGGTGGCGGTGGCGTGGACCTTCTGGTCCTGCTCGACCGAGGCGACGGCCGGGTCGGCGGCCAGCCGCCTGGCCTCGGTGCCGCTGAGAGCCGCGGCGTAGCCGTTCAGCGCCGATGAGTAGGTGCGCTCGATCCGGCCGCCGTAGCCGGCTATGAGCTGTTTTCCGGCGGTCGCGGACGCCTTGAGCCCGGCCGACTGCTTCAGCGTGACGATGTAGCTTCCGGGGACCGCCTCCGCCGACCCGGCGTGCAGGACTCTGCCCTCCGGCGCGGCCGCCTGGGCGGGTAAGGCCGCACCGACCGCGGCTGCCAGTGCCACGGTCGTCGTCGTGGCGATCAACGCGGC includes these proteins:
- a CDS encoding ABC transporter substrate-binding protein; translation: MKLRTTLAGTVFVVLSAASCAPGAGSEAPAASTGPVKTGVPKDNVTLRLVSTPESGAAVKTIIEAFEAIHPNVRIDYQDTNYDDYNKSLNLSLSSPQSPDIALLNSVGTTVKDKLVRDLSPYAKAYGWDKTYASTQLNQWRVAADGSTLGEGKLYAAPAGFSLVGVYYNKAKAARLGISEPPATMPQFEAALAKAEKAGETPLQLGNAEGHASFPIQLAGQSADGAEAAAKWTFGQKGATFDTAGNRAAVTKVGEWAKKGYLPKSANGTDLQTATDKFTKGEGLFFVDGNWDAAKIGSKLGKDAGFFTFPGEHATAIGTSVAYAVSTRSEHPDAAAAFLDFLHSPEASAAQFKAGFMPADIKAAKPGKGTVMTDIVAAWAKVNAENGLVGFNNNATATMNDKLTAGTQELLAGKTDTPGFIKAVQDEWAATHG
- a CDS encoding carbohydrate ABC transporter permease, whose amino-acid sequence is MADVLVGGGRVAEDATRPVRAAKSSSSRTGRDRLGPLLYVLPAFLFYGAFVIAPWVHSVWLSFWNWNGVGVATWAGFDNYTAVFSEPALRSALLHAFVFILFYTVIPVGLGLVLAALVASVPWRAMPLIRTVIFLPQVLPLVAVGVVWKWIYSEDGPLNQLLRAVGLGDFTRAWLGDFSWALPTVGLIGTWVSTGLCFLLLLSGIGKIDPSLYEAASLDGAGRLRQFRHITVPGLRKEIGVACTVTVIAALAGFDVVYVMTGGGPGYSTMVPGVQVYQLVFTAGRVGTACALATVLSVLTCAVMYVLNRLTRER
- a CDS encoding carbohydrate ABC transporter permease produces the protein MSKHLPRLVLILAAASVLFPFLALLSAALQPQTELSPGLKWPSDPQWGNFATAWTTAGFGSLLRSSAVIALGVVPLALVLATLAGYGLSAMRLRVKGPLFAVLMLGMALPYEAIVIPLYYDLRSVGLLNSYWAVILPLIGLFMPFGVYWMRTHFESLPKELTEAASVDGAGSWRTLTRVLLPTAGPALTTLGLLYFMWSWNQFLLALVLIQDPAMRTAPSGLGKFVQQFGQNIPLLSAGTIIVITPIVLLYLFFQRHFIKGILQGAVK
- a CDS encoding Gfo/Idh/MocA family protein, which codes for MTVTLAIVGAGARGASYARIAVSEGLATVTAVADPDPARRLALAEEFGLPEANVFQDWAALAARPRLADAAVVATPDRLHADPAVALADLGYALLLEKPMAPTEEDARRIVEASVRNDILLGVCHVLRYTAYSVKLKQLITDGRIGDIVSVEHLEPVGWWHQAHSYVRGQWAVEARSSPMLLAKSSHDIDWLGHLVGRPVERVSSFGGLHHFRPENKPEGAGDRCVSCPVERTCVYSAVRIYERFLGDPVYEQWPLGVLTDDVSPAGLRTALAEGPYGACVYAGHNDVVDHQVVNLEYEGGATASFTMTAFTALDFRKTRVFGTRGSLEGDGRRITLHDFLTDTQETFDLDPDGGASAADGHGGADTELLRAFLAAVAGGDRSLVGSGPYETLESHLVVWAAERARRDRTVVTMEPAASGS
- a CDS encoding S8 family peptidase is translated as MAALRNTRRRIAALIATTTTVALAAAVGAALPAQAAAPEGRVLHAGSAEAVPGSYIVTLKQSAGLKASATAGKQLIAGYGGRIERTYSSALNGYAAALSGTEARRLAADPAVASVEQDQKVHATATQSNAPWGLDRIDQPNLPLSGTYTYPDSAGGGTTVYVLDTGVRITHQEISGRASYGYDFVDNDTTAQDGYGHGTHVATTVAGSTYGVAKKAKIVAVRVLGNDGSGTTAGVIAGVDWITANHVASSVANVSLGGGASTTLDDAVHKSIASGVTYSIAAGNSGAPAANYSPARVATAITVGATTRTDARASYSNYGSTVDIFAPGSGITAGWNSSDTATYTGDGTSFAAPHVSGAAAVYLTNHPGASPAAVASALVNGATSGVLTGVGSGSPNKLLKLVP